TGTGTTTGGAACTACTAAAGGTGCCAAGATTTTGGCCAATGCCTTTAGTAACTCGAACACTACCGCTTCAGGGTCAAAGTGCGGGGCTGACGCTGATTCCTATGTAATTGCAGTGCCGCTGCGCTCAAAATCAACTGACTTTTGGTGTGTTGACAGTGAAGGAAATTCTAATGTGATAGTTGGGGCAAATTTTACTCCGGCGAGCCCTTTTGCCTGTCCCGCATCATAAATTTCATAGTCGAAAATATTATTAACAATTATTATTAAGTTTTAACAGATTCTATGCAGAACAAAAAAGGTTTTACATTGATCGAGCTCCTCGTGGTCATCGCCATCATCGGCATCTTGACCTCGGTGGTTCTAGCGTCGCTCAACAGTGCGCGATCGAAAGGTGGTGATGCGGGCGTCAAGGACAACTTGGCATCTATCCGCACGCAAGCAGAAGTGTACTACGATGGTCCGAAGAACTACGGCACAGCTTTTGCTCCGGCGCTGTGTTCTACGGCCGGCGCAGGCACAATGTTCGTTGATGACTCAAGCGTCAAGAACGCAATAGCCTCTGCAGCTTCCTCGGGTGGCGGTACGGTAAACTGTGCATCGGTAACCTCTCCGGCAGCGGCGTGGGCAATCTCGGCACAGCTCAAGGCCGATACGACCAAGTATTGGTGTGTTGACAGCACTGGTAATGCGACCTCAACCTCGACAGCATTGCCGACAACAGGAGCTGTTTGTCAGTAATCCGGTATAATTAGATATTCCAACAAAAAAGTCCCGAGAGGGACTTTTTTGTTTTCCACCCGCCTCCCCGGCGGGTCGCCGAGGAGGCGACTGTTTTTCCACTATGAAATTAACGTGCATACGGTATGATATGGCTATGACTGCACCTAAATTATTCTTGGCTATCGTTGTTATTATAATCGTCGGCGGAGTATTGTTGGCGCTCGTGGGTGGCCGGCGCGGAGACGCCGGCGTGATAAAAAATCTTAACACTATCCGTACGGCGGCAGAGCTCTATTATGATATGAACAAGAACTATGGCACGGCGTTTGTCGGTTCGTGTCCGGACGCCGGTGCCGGCACGATATTTAAAGACGACAAGAGCGTAAAGATTGCGCTCAAAGGAGCATTATCTGCCGGCGGAGGTGAGGGAGATTGTGTCGTGACAGACGGGCCGTCTCAAGTCTGGGCGGTACGCGTACAGCTCAAGTCGAGGAGTGAATATTGGTGCGTCGATAGCACCGGTGCGACGGCCAAGACGGGCTCTGCCATAAATGGCGCCGGTGCTTGCGTATTCCCCTAAGGTCTTTTTAATTTTGTGATATAATCTTGATATCGTATGGACGGCTTACTGCTCATATTTCTCTTCGCTTTCGGCCTGGTCATGGGTAGCTTTCTTAACGTTGTCATTCTCCGTTACAACACTGGTAAGAGTTTGCAAGGCCGTTCGGCCTGCTTCTCTTGCGGCACGACGCTCGCTTGGCATCACCTCGTCCCGCTTATCTCCTTCATCGCCCAGCGTGGCCACTGTGCCTTCTGTGGCAGTAAGATCTCTCCCCAGTATCCGCTGGTCGAACTCGCCACCGGCATTTTATTCGTATGTTCCTACCTGTCTGCCGGCGAGGCAGGTCTCCTATCTCCTAACTCCCAACTCCTGTTAGTATTCAATCTCATCGCCACTTGTCTCTTGATAATCATCTTCGTCTACGATCTTCGCCATAAGATTATCCCTGACGGCATTGCCTATGCCTTTATTGGCCTTGGCTTCATTATGCTTATTTTGCGCAATAGCACGCCCTTCGATACAGCCGGCGCAATAGCAGACATTGTCTCTGCCATTCTGATTTTCTTCTTCTTCTTTTCGCTGTGGTATTTCTCTAAAGGCACCTGGATGGGTCTGGGCGATGGCAAGCTTGCGCTTGCTATGAGCCTCTTCTTGCCTTGGGCAGAGAACTTATCGGCCATAATCATCTCGTTCTGGGTAGGTGCCGGCTTCGGCCTGCTCCTCATGGCGTACGAACGCATAAGGGCACACAAGGCAGTCTTCTGGGGCCCGCAGAAGACTGCCTTGTGTGGCAAGTTTCACTCAATGAAAAGCGAGCTCCCATTCGCGCCGTTTATGATAATCGCATTCTTCTTGGTGCTATTCTCCCAACTTAATTTGTTCTATTTGCTGATTGTATGAAACTTTCAACTTTCAACTTTCAACTTTCAACTCGCTCGGGCTTCACCCTCATCGAGCTCATGGTCACCCTCGCTATCTTTACTATCATGACAGGCATCGTCCTCGCGAACTATCCGGACTTTAACACCAAGATAAGCCGTGATGTGCTGGTGCAGAACGTCGCCTTGGCTATCCGTGAAGCGCAAGTGCATGGTATAAGTATCAGATCTCAAGACATAGGCACGCTGGCAACAGCCTATGGGGTTTATATTAATGATACTCAAAGCTATCCGCTCTTCTCTGATAACGATTCAGACAATATTTACGATTCTGGCGATTTAATAGTGCCAGGGAATAACAATTTAATCCAAGGAGGTAAAAATAAAATTCTACTTGTATGCGGAAATTATCACTACACAAATAATAGCGGTCCCGCAGTACGCACAGATTGTGAAGATGCGGCAAAACATCCAGAGAATCTAGCTACAGCTAATACTTCGAAAGAGTTAAATATCGTATTTCATCGTCCAAATCCTGAGGCTATTATTACCGGTACGCTTAAAGAAGGTATTAACCAGTGCGACTCTAGTGGAGACGTGCTGCCCGATTTAGACGGGTTTTGCAGATACAACAATGCCGCGATATTCATTGGTGACGGGTTGGGGACGTATAAAAAGGTGATAATTTGGAATACGGGTCAAATAGCGACAGAGTAATGCTAAAAACTACAAACTACAAACTAAAAACTGCCCGCGGCTTCACACTCGTCGAAGTGCTTGTTTCTTCGGCTATCATCACCGTCGTGATGCTTGTTGCTATCGGCGCTATTATTACCATCCAGGATGCAAGCCGCAAGGCGCAGGCAGTGCGCGCCATTATCGACAACCTGCACGGCGCGGTAGAGAACATGTCGCGCAAAATTCGCACCGGCAATACCTACTACTGCGGCGATGCAACGAGCAACCTTCCTTATTTCCAAACACGGCCATGCGACAGTTCCGGATTCGCAACCGCCATGTCTTTTATGGCAACCGACGATGTCAGCACCGGTGAAGGTGTGCCGACTATATATCGCATGGAATGCAGTCCCGCTTTAAATGGCGAGAATATAGAGCCGGTTTCGACTACGGGCATGTGTCGAGAAGGTCAGAAGGGGACCATCATGTATTATAAAGACAACACGAACGGCCGAGGATTCAGCGGCTTCGAGCCTCTTACCGACCCCAAGATTGATGTAAAGAGCCTGCGTTTCTATGTCCATAACGCCGAAGGTGTTAACGGCTATCCGTCGGTCCTTATTACTATTAACGGTACGATTAAAATAGAGAGAATAAACATCAATACGCCGTTCAATATCGAGACGACTATTTCGCAATA
Above is a window of Candidatus Paceibacterota bacterium DNA encoding:
- a CDS encoding type II secretion system protein, with amino-acid sequence MLKTTNYKLKTARGFTLVEVLVSSAIITVVMLVAIGAIITIQDASRKAQAVRAIIDNLHGAVENMSRKIRTGNTYYCGDATSNLPYFQTRPCDSSGFATAMSFMATDDVSTGEGVPTIYRMECSPALNGENIEPVSTTGMCREGQKGTIMYYKDNTNGRGFSGFEPLTDPKIDVKSLRFYVHNAEGVNGYPSVLITINGTIKIERININTPFNIETTISQYIK
- a CDS encoding prepilin peptidase; translated protein: MDGLLLIFLFAFGLVMGSFLNVVILRYNTGKSLQGRSACFSCGTTLAWHHLVPLISFIAQRGHCAFCGSKISPQYPLVELATGILFVCSYLSAGEAGLLSPNSQLLLVFNLIATCLLIIIFVYDLRHKIIPDGIAYAFIGLGFIMLILRNSTPFDTAGAIADIVSAILIFFFFFSLWYFSKGTWMGLGDGKLALAMSLFLPWAENLSAIIISFWVGAGFGLLLMAYERIRAHKAVFWGPQKTALCGKFHSMKSELPFAPFMIIAFFLVLFSQLNLFYLLIV
- a CDS encoding type II secretion system protein, translating into MKLSTFNFQLSTRSGFTLIELMVTLAIFTIMTGIVLANYPDFNTKISRDVLVQNVALAIREAQVHGISIRSQDIGTLATAYGVYINDTQSYPLFSDNDSDNIYDSGDLIVPGNNNLIQGGKNKILLVCGNYHYTNNSGPAVRTDCEDAAKHPENLATANTSKELNIVFHRPNPEAIITGTLKEGINQCDSSGDVLPDLDGFCRYNNAAIFIGDGLGTYKKVIIWNTGQIATE
- a CDS encoding type II secretion system protein yields the protein MQNKKGFTLIELLVVIAIIGILTSVVLASLNSARSKGGDAGVKDNLASIRTQAEVYYDGPKNYGTAFAPALCSTAGAGTMFVDDSSVKNAIASAASSGGGTVNCASVTSPAAAWAISAQLKADTTKYWCVDSTGNATSTSTALPTTGAVCQ